The following are from one region of the Trichoplusia ni isolate ovarian cell line Hi5 chromosome 1, tn1, whole genome shotgun sequence genome:
- the LOC113492799 gene encoding COX assembly mitochondrial protein homolog, whose protein sequence is MAEKSVLPNKLSEGPHGLGDPDDRSLRKVERDVMIPKLIREKAKTEKCIAEVAEFEKCCKESALLMVVKCRRENSVMKDCLGNWYQNDEFKQQCTEEYLKQRSEYRRTGIRKPIRRA, encoded by the exons ATGGCCGAAAAATCCGTGCTTCCGAACAAATTGTCGGAAGGGCCTCATGGCTTAG gtgATCCGGACGATAGGTCGTTACGAAAAGTAGAAAGGGACGTCATGATACCTAAACTAATCAGAGAAAAAGCCAAAACCGAAAAGTGTATTGCTGAGGTTGCAGAGTTTGAGAAATGCTGTAAAGAATCAGCTCTCTTGATGGTTGTGAAGTGTCGAAGAGAAAATTCAGTAATGAAAGATTGTCTTGGAAATTGGTACCAAAATGATGAATTTAAGCAGCAGTGTACAGAAGAGTATTTAAAGCAAAGAAGTGAATACAGAAGGACTGGCATTAGAAAGCCTATTAGAAGGGCTTAA
- the LOC113492774 gene encoding probable tRNA-splicing endonuclease subunit tsp-2 produces MTTLQSEDCQTNDLNDSFPMAIESLRFPLDNSMRIVFTGYFNGFSVEVRSIEEIALLYHMGCFGKGSASRSQPKVSQNDNSPRIMRKRQILKRNYWFKKFGGLKVTAEADNFMKDIDALTNKIIGDSVRKSQKDVIDLVSSDDDDDDGADTNSTHSSERFHTHDKGDIVVTVPNSDSEEENYFANMKPKCCINKIKIQEKLMLTLQEAFFLQYGLGCLQIVNLDNTLLSIEKCWELFTIVDRSFVKKYVVYHYYRSKGYVVKPGIKFGGDYLIYKDGPGVSHADFIVVIKSETEEDNWIVTLGHVRMANTTVKEILLIEVIEPTGCTNLPEDLKLFRVRELLLNRNLPVAINEDD; encoded by the exons ATGACTACTTTGCAATCAGAAGATTGTCAAACTAATGACCTAAATGACTCGTTTCCGATGGCTATTGAATCGTTGCGTTTCCCATTAGATAATTCAATGCGAATTGTGTTTACTGGATATTTCAACGGATTCAGTGTAGAAGTGAGGTCTATAGAAGAGATTGCTCTGCTGTATCATATGGGATGTTTTGGCAAAGGCTCAGCATCGCGCTCGCAACCGAAAGTTTCGCAAAATGACAACAGCCCGCGTATTATGAGAAAGagacaaatattaaaacgtaattattGGTTCAAAAAATTTGGTGGTCTGAAGGTTACTGCTGAAGCAGACAACTTTATGAAAGATATTGATGCATTGACTAATAAAATTATCGGCGACAGTGTAAGAAAATCACAGAAAGATGTCATCGATTTGGTATCCagtgatgatgacgatgatgatggtGCAGACACTAATTCAACACATAGCTCTGAACGATTTCATACTCATGATAAAGGGGATATAGTTGTAACAGTCCCAAACAGTGATTCTGAAGAAGAAAACTATTTTGCAAACATGAAACCGAAATgctgtattaataaaattaaaatacaagaaaagcTCATGCTGACTCTACAAGAAGCATTTTTCCTTCAGTATGGCTTGGGGTGCTTACAAATAGTGAACCTGGACAATACTTTGTTAAGCATAGAGAAATGTTGGGAACTTTTTACAATTGTGGATagaagttttgttaaaaagtatgTTGTTTATCACTACTATAGATCTAAAGGCTATGTTGTAAAACCAGGAATCAAGTTTGGTGGAGATTATT TGATTTATAAGGATGGTCCTGGTGTATCTCATGCTGATTTCATAGTTGTCATAAAGTCTGAAACCGAAGAAGATAACTGGATTGTGACGCTTGGTCATGTTAGAATGGCTAATACAACAGTGAAG gaaaTATTACTTATAGAAGTTATTGAACCTACTGGCTGTACTAATCTACCAGAGGATTTGAAACTCTTTAGGGTGCGagagttattattaaatagaaatcTACCAGTAGCAATAAATGAAGATGACtaa